In one Platichthys flesus chromosome 3, fPlaFle2.1, whole genome shotgun sequence genomic region, the following are encoded:
- the ptgesl gene encoding prostaglandin E synthase 2, translating into CGTLCKPNMAALCARTLGKVGWSLLESPGFRRPGTVSSLVGNLSSHGSRRTFGSGGPGVRSKLLSLRGAGGRALGCAFLLGGGLGLYQSVKMSVQQHLAQEDTKAPGGRLDLTLYQYKTCPFCSKVRAFLDFYGLPYQIVEVNPVMRKELKWSTYRKVPILMVQGDVQVNDSTVIISAIRTYLINQEKSMTDILACYPEMKSVNDSGKEVTEFLNKYWLMLSEADSTDIYPEKGMQKEEMKWRQWADDWLVHLISPNVYRTSGEALSAFDYIVREGKFGSFEGFFAKYVGAAAMFLISKRLKSRYNLQDDVRQDLYKAVNDWVAAIGKKRSFMGGDHPNLADLAVFGVLRVMEGLQAFDDMMENTKVKPWYRRMERATLDHEGRN; encoded by the exons TGTGGGACTTTATGTAAACCCAACATGGCAGCCCTGTGTGCCAGAACTCTGGGTAAGGTCGGCTGGTCCCTTCTGGAGTCTCCGGGGTTCCGCAGGCCCGGCACCGTCTCCTCTCTGGTGGGGAACCTGAGCTCACATGGGTCCCGGAGGACGTTCGGTTCTGGTGGCCCCGGGGTCCGGTCCAAGCTGCTCTCCTTGCGgggagcaggaggcagagcgCTGGGCTGCGCCTTCCTGCTCGGTGGAGGTCTGGGTCTGTATCAGTCTGTGAAGATGTCTGTCCAGCAGCACCTGGCCCAGGAGGACACCAAG GCTCCCGGTGGACGTCTGGACTTGACCCTGTACCAGTACAAGACGTGTCCATTCTGCAGCAAGGTGCGAGCGTTCCTGGACTTCTACGGGCTGCCGTACCAGATCGTGGAGGTGAACCCGGTGATGAGGAAGGAGCTCAAGTGGTCCACCTACCGGAAGGTGCCCATCCTGATGGTGCAGGGGGACGTG CAAGTGAACGACTCCACCGTCATCATCAGCGCCATCAGGACGTATTTAATCAACCA GGAGAAAAGTATGACCGACATCCTCGCCTGTTACCCGGAGATGAAGTCGGTGAACGACAGCGGGAAGGAGGTGACGGAGTTCCTCAACAAGTACTGGCTGATGCTGAGCGAAGCCGATTCCACCGACATTTACCCCGAGAAGGGGATGCAGAA agaggagatgaagtgGCGCCAGTGGGCTGATGATTGGCTCGTGCACCTCATATCTCCGAATGTGTACCGAACCAGCGGGGAGGCCCTGTCCGCCTTCGACTACATCGTGCGCGAGGGCAAGTTTGGGAGTTTTGAAGGTTTCTTCGCCAAATATGTCGGAGCTGCGGCCATGTTCCTGATCTCCAAAAGGCTGAAGAGTCG ATACAACCTGCAGGACGACGTCAGGCAGGATCTGTACAAGGCCGTCAACGACTGGGTGGCGGCCATCGGCAAGAAGAGGAGCTTCATGGGGGGAGATCATCCTAACTTGGCCGACCTG GCGGTGTTTGGCGTGCTCCGGGTGATGGAGGGCCTGCAGGCGTTTGACGACATGATGGAGAACACCAAAGTCAAACCCTGGTACAGACGCATGGAGAGAGCGACGCTCGACCACGAAGGTCGaaactga
- the gle1 gene encoding mRNA export factor GLE1 — MMPSESLRWKTLEALRNSKKGKISFGPHSWERSEDILGGYKETISLSPQAGLVLDRLGSSPLQTSCFLDSGSGHSSPGLSEQTTDSIVSRESVSDIHAQALQVEREKNLSDEAKDEEPGTDDSEVSSPLPPPAISLLSPKAMEITGRIFKIEKEYREKAQAALRQRQEMQEKFVAELVSSGSEQLKRFEEFMELKRRQEFQSIRDMMDRETKESIGRQEKLKEEQRHRMKILNLRLREAEQQRVREAELERQRQAEGMERLRNLNTIQEEILQLNQLLEPSSQTKSDLPSTSLSSYSTRGNQLCSQVSEVVRKTAEGAFPSMEDMTAAERALHEMRALIRLLQEEVARVQEHKKGEEEALKKQAELQVQQEAQKKAAQLAKEKARRKGLQNSAEDTTLRWYKDLQDSAAQCAQSFEQLNSPKDIQTKKLKLELQKAANIPISQIASNSGSQLREIFDKIDKLLAGRSVVSGGKSVSTSQHPQALDFVSYKLAEKFVKQGEEEVASHHEAAFPIAVVASGIWELHPRVGDLILAHLHKKCPYAVPHYPPMKDGTSVEEYQKILGYRVEDSGIEGQDSFLKRMSGMIRLYAAVIQLRWPYGSKQGSAPHGLNHGWRWLAQMLNMEPLADITATLLFDFLEVCGNALMKQYQSQFWKLILMLKEEYFPRIEAATSSGQMGSVIRLKQFLETSLQRGEIKPPNGQLSSGFWRS; from the exons ATGATGCCTTCGGAAAGTTTACGCTGGAAAACTCTGGAGGCTTTACGGAACTCCAAGAAGGGAAAGATCTCGTTCGGCCCGCACAGCTGGGAGAGAAGCGAG GATATTCTGGGCGGCTACAAAGAGACCATCAGCTTGTCTCCTCAAGCCGGCCTCGTATTGGACCGTCTGGGCTCCTCACCCCTGCAGACGTCCTGCTTCCTGGACTCCGGCTCTGGACACTCCAGCCCCGGCCTGTCTGAGCAGACAACAGACTCCATTGTGTCCAGAGAATCAGTCTCTGACATCCACGCTCAGGCGCTACAGGTCGAGCGTGAGAAG AATCTCAGTGATGAGGCAAAGGATGAAGAACCAGGGACAGACGACAGTGAGGTGTCCAGTCCTCTGCCTCCACCAGCTATTTCCCTGCTGTCGCCCAAAGCCATGGAGATCACCGGTCGCATTTTCAAGATTGAGAAGGAATATAGAGAAAAGGCCCAG GCGGCGCTCAGACAGCGACAGGAGATGCAGGAGAAGTTTGTGGCGGAGTTGGTGAGTTCAGGGTCGGAGCAGCTGAAACGCTTCGAAGAGTTCATGGAGCTGAAGCGAAGACAGGAGTTCCAGAGCATAAGAGACATGATGGACAGAGA AACCAAAGAGAGCATCGGGCGACAAGAGAAGCTGAAGGAAGAGCAAAGACACAGAATGAAG ATCCTGAACCTGCGACTGAGGGAGGCGGAGCAGCAGCGTGTGCGCGAGGCTGAGCTAGAGCGGCAGCGGCAGGCGGAGGGGATGGAGAGGTTGAGAAACCTCAACACCATCCAGGAGGAGATCCTGCAGCTCAACCAGCTGCTGGAGCCGTCCTCCCAGACCAAAAGTGACCTCCCATCGACCAGCCTCAGCTCCTACAGCACCCGCGGGAACCAGCTGTGCTCGCAGGTGTCTGAAGTGGTGAGAAAGACGGCAGAG GGGGCGTTTCCCAGCATGGAGGACATGACTGCCGCTGAACGTGCCCTCCACGAGATGAGGGCGCTGATTCgactcctgcaggaggaggtggccAGGGTACAGGAACATaaaaagggggaggaggaggcgttAAAGAAGCAGGCGGAGCTGCAGGTGCAGCAGGAGGCGCAGAAGAAGGCGGCGCAGTTGGCCAAAGAGAAGGCTCGGAGGAAAG GTCTGCAGAACAGCGCTGAAGACACGACTTTGAGATGGTACAAGGATCTTCAGGATTCAGCTGCTCAGTGCGCTCAGTCCTTCGAACAGCTCAACTCCCCTAAAGACATCCAG ACAaagaagctgaagctggagctccAGAAAGCCGCTAACATCCCCATCAGTCAAATCGCCAGCAACTCAGGTTCACAGCTCCGAGAAATCTTCGACAAGATCGATAAGCTTCTGGCGGGGCGGTCGGTGGTGTCGGGGGGGAAGTCTGTCTCCACCTCGCAGCATCCACAGGCCCTGGACTTTGTCAGCTATAAACTGGCCGAGAAGTTTGTG aaacaaggagaggaggaggtggcgtcTCACCACGAAGCCGCCTTCCCCATCGCCGTGGTGGCCTCTGGCATCTGGGAGCTGCACCCGCGGGTGGGCGACCTCATCCTCGCTCACCTGCACAAGAAGTGTCCGTACGCAGTCCCACATTACCCTCCGATGAAGGACGGTACATCTGTGGAGGAATATCAGAA GATTCTAGGTTACCGTGTGGAAGACTCAGGGATTGAAGGTCAGGACAGTTTCCTGAAGAGGATGTCTGGGATGATCCGTCTGTACGCTGCCGTGATTCAGCTGCGGTGGCCCTATGGCTCCAAGCAGGGG TCGGCTCCTCACGGTCTGAACCACGGCTGGCGCTGGTTGGCTCAGATGCTCAACATGGAGCCCCTGGCCGACATCACGGCAACACTGCTGTTTGACTTCCTGGAG gTTTGTGGGAATGCTTTGATGAAGCAATACCAGAGCCAGTTCTGGAAACTCATCCTGATGCTCAAAGAGGAATACTTCCCCAG GATCGAGGCAGCGACCAGCAGTGGACAGATGGGCTCAGTCATCAGACTCAAGCAGTTTCTAGAG ACGTCGCTGCAGAGGGGAGAGATCAAACCTCCCAACGGTCAACTGAGCTCTGGTTTCTGGAGGtcgtga